A portion of the Desulfovibrio oxyclinae DSM 11498 genome contains these proteins:
- the msrB gene encoding peptide-methionine (R)-S-oxide reductase MsrB produces MNRYTGLSIIAAFVFLLTAGAVSAPMAKPSEARMPGQESDLSIATLAGGCFWCVEADMEKLPGVTKAVSGYAGGEIENPTYEQVSSGSTKHREAVQVHFDPGVIDYETILQSFWRHHDPTDEGGSFGDRGFQYTSAIFYHDEEQKRIAEESIRALNESGRFDKPVATKVLPFSTFYTAEQYHQDYYKKNPVRYKTYRFFSGRDRYTENKWEGEESVSVTKPEQPEKKGEYSIPSDAQLKKTLTPLQYEVTRKNGTEPAFNNEYWDNHEPGIYVDIISGEPLFSSTDKFDSGTGWPSFTKPLVDENVTEHEDNSLFMRRIEVRSKHADSHLGHVFNDGPEPTGLRYCLNSAALRFIPADELEEQGYGQFSHLFR; encoded by the coding sequence ATGAACAGATACACTGGCCTTTCCATCATTGCGGCTTTTGTTTTCCTGCTCACCGCCGGGGCTGTTTCCGCCCCAATGGCGAAACCATCGGAGGCGCGCATGCCCGGACAAGAAAGCGATCTTTCCATAGCCACCCTTGCCGGGGGCTGTTTTTGGTGCGTTGAAGCGGACATGGAAAAACTCCCCGGCGTCACCAAGGCCGTTTCAGGATACGCCGGGGGCGAAATCGAAAACCCCACCTACGAACAGGTCAGCTCGGGAAGCACCAAGCACCGAGAAGCCGTTCAGGTGCATTTCGACCCGGGCGTGATCGATTACGAGACCATCCTCCAATCGTTCTGGAGACACCACGACCCCACCGACGAAGGCGGTTCATTCGGCGACAGGGGCTTCCAGTACACCTCGGCCATATTCTATCACGACGAGGAACAGAAACGCATTGCAGAAGAGTCCATCCGAGCCTTGAACGAATCCGGCAGGTTCGACAAACCCGTCGCCACAAAAGTCCTGCCTTTCTCTACTTTCTACACGGCAGAGCAGTATCATCAGGATTATTACAAGAAGAATCCGGTCCGCTACAAAACCTACCGCTTCTTTTCCGGTCGCGACCGCTACACCGAAAACAAGTGGGAAGGCGAGGAATCCGTCAGTGTCACCAAGCCGGAGCAGCCGGAAAAAAAGGGCGAATACTCCATCCCGTCCGACGCACAGCTCAAGAAGACCCTGACCCCGCTCCAGTACGAAGTGACCCGCAAAAACGGCACCGAACCGGCCTTCAACAACGAATACTGGGACAACCACGAGCCCGGCATATACGTGGACATCATTTCAGGAGAACCGCTCTTCAGCTCCACGGACAAATTCGATTCCGGCACCGGCTGGCCAAGCTTCACCAAGCCGCTGGTGGATGAAAACGTCACCGAACACGAGGACAACTCCCTTTTCATGCGCCGCATCGAAGTACGCTCCAAACACGCCGACTCGCATCTCGGCCACGTCTTCAACGACGGCCCGGAACCAACAGGGCTTCGATACTGCCTCAACTCCGCAGCCCTGCGCTTCATCCCGGCGGACGAACTCGAAGAACAAGGTTACGGCCAGTTTTCACACCTTTTCAGGTAG
- a CDS encoding glutamine--tRNA ligase/YqeY domain fusion protein, with product MSNKPEAPEKGKDFVRQIIDKDLENGKYGDRVVTRFPPEPNGYLHIGHAKSICLNFGIARDYDGQCNLRFDDTNPVKEDTEYVDSIKEDVRWLGFDWGENQFYASDYFERFYAVAELFIRAGKAYVDDLSAEEIREYRGTLKEPGKESPYRDRPVEENLDLFRRMKDGEFGDGERVLRAKIDMASPNVVLRDPTLYRIKHADHHRTGDAWCIYPMYDFAHCLSDYFEGITHSICTLEFENNRPLYDWVLDTLIECIGSETCGENETEVFGGGATTQERPYQYEFARLNISGTVLSKRKLIQLVQEGHVDGWDDPRMPTISGFRRRGYTPESIRDFCDRIGVAKADSMVEYALLEHCVRQDLNERAPRYLGVLDPVRLIIENYPEDGEDVFEMPLHPEDESVGTRKVPFGRELIIDRADFMEDAPKKYFRLTPGKEVRLRFAYYVTCTGCDKDENGIITAVRCTYDPATRGGWSDDGRKVKGTIHWVSAKHAAKAEVRLYERLFSEDRPGNPGEGRTFTDCLNPDSKEVRTECFVEPALADIEPGTHFQFERTGYFIADAKDHTPGEKLVFNRTATLRDSWAKIAKKG from the coding sequence ATGAGCAACAAGCCCGAAGCACCTGAGAAAGGCAAGGACTTCGTCCGCCAGATCATCGACAAGGATCTCGAAAACGGCAAGTACGGCGACCGGGTCGTTACCCGCTTTCCACCGGAGCCGAACGGCTACCTCCATATTGGGCACGCCAAATCCATCTGTCTCAATTTCGGCATCGCCCGCGACTACGACGGACAATGCAACCTGCGCTTCGACGACACCAACCCGGTGAAGGAAGACACGGAGTACGTGGATTCCATCAAGGAAGACGTCCGCTGGCTCGGCTTCGACTGGGGCGAGAATCAGTTCTACGCGTCCGACTATTTCGAGCGCTTCTACGCCGTGGCCGAGCTCTTCATCCGCGCCGGCAAGGCCTACGTGGATGACCTGTCCGCCGAGGAAATCCGCGAATACCGCGGCACCCTCAAGGAGCCCGGCAAGGAGTCTCCCTATCGCGACCGCCCCGTCGAGGAGAACCTCGACCTGTTCCGCCGCATGAAAGACGGCGAATTCGGCGACGGCGAACGCGTGCTGCGCGCCAAGATCGACATGGCCTCGCCCAACGTGGTCCTGCGCGATCCGACGCTCTACCGCATCAAGCACGCCGATCACCACCGCACCGGCGACGCATGGTGCATCTACCCCATGTACGACTTCGCCCACTGCCTGTCCGACTACTTCGAGGGCATCACCCACTCCATCTGCACGCTGGAGTTCGAGAACAACCGCCCGCTTTACGACTGGGTGCTCGACACGCTCATCGAATGCATCGGCTCCGAAACGTGCGGCGAGAACGAGACCGAAGTCTTCGGCGGCGGCGCCACCACGCAGGAGCGCCCCTATCAGTACGAATTCGCACGGCTGAACATATCCGGCACCGTGCTCTCCAAGCGCAAGCTCATCCAGCTGGTGCAGGAAGGACACGTGGACGGATGGGACGACCCGCGTATGCCCACCATCTCCGGATTCCGCCGCCGCGGCTATACCCCCGAATCCATCCGCGACTTCTGCGACCGCATCGGCGTGGCCAAGGCGGACTCCATGGTGGAATACGCCCTGCTTGAACACTGCGTACGGCAGGACCTGAACGAACGCGCCCCGCGCTATCTGGGCGTACTCGACCCCGTCAGGCTGATCATCGAAAACTATCCCGAGGACGGTGAGGACGTTTTCGAAATGCCGCTGCACCCCGAAGACGAGTCCGTCGGCACCCGCAAGGTCCCCTTCGGCCGCGAGTTGATCATCGACCGCGCGGACTTCATGGAGGACGCGCCCAAGAAATACTTCCGCCTGACGCCGGGCAAGGAAGTGCGGCTGCGCTTCGCCTACTATGTAACCTGCACCGGCTGCGACAAGGACGAAAACGGCATCATCACCGCCGTTCGCTGCACCTACGATCCCGCCACCCGCGGCGGCTGGTCCGACGACGGCCGCAAAGTCAAGGGCACCATTCACTGGGTCAGCGCCAAGCACGCAGCCAAGGCAGAAGTGCGGCTCTACGAAAGACTCTTCTCCGAAGACAGGCCCGGCAACCCCGGCGAAGGACGCACCTTCACCGACTGCCTCAATCCCGACTCCAAGGAAGTTCGCACCGAGTGCTTCGTTGAACCGGCGCTTGCCGACATCGAACCCGGCACCCACTTCCAGTTCGAGCGCACCGGCTACTTCATCGCCGACGCCAAGGATCACACCCCCGGCGAAAAACTGGTCTTCAACCGCACCGCCACCCTGCGCGACAGCTGGGCCAAGATCGCCAAAAAAGGCTAA
- a CDS encoding nitroreductase family protein, translating into MSLFVIDESLCARDGLCARECPVSCIDWEKGGLPVENGRTASRCIACGHCMAVCPKGALQLTGFGEARRVSKKELPSPEQAELLMQTRRSVREYSDKPVDRELLSHLLNVTEYAPSGHNARPVGWSVAESREKVEAVCESVAEWMDIEVKARSEKSREYFLPGILRYWRRGRDLICRGAPALAVCHAPLNGPTPQEDAVVALTYLELAAHAHGLGACWGGLVKFACDAHAPLRELLGVPEDHAVHGVLMLGKPKVRYGSVPPRRPASVRWL; encoded by the coding sequence ATGTCGCTTTTCGTCATAGATGAATCACTTTGCGCACGCGACGGCCTGTGCGCAAGGGAATGTCCCGTGTCGTGCATCGACTGGGAAAAGGGCGGACTGCCCGTGGAGAATGGCCGTACCGCCTCTCGCTGCATCGCCTGCGGGCACTGCATGGCCGTGTGCCCCAAGGGGGCGCTTCAGCTCACCGGCTTTGGTGAGGCGCGTCGGGTCTCCAAAAAGGAGCTGCCCTCGCCGGAACAGGCCGAGCTGCTGATGCAGACCCGCCGTTCGGTGCGCGAGTACTCGGACAAGCCCGTGGACCGCGAGCTTCTTTCGCACCTGTTGAACGTGACAGAGTATGCGCCCTCCGGCCACAACGCCCGTCCCGTGGGATGGAGCGTGGCCGAAAGCCGTGAGAAGGTCGAGGCCGTCTGCGAGTCCGTGGCCGAATGGATGGACATTGAAGTCAAGGCGCGTTCCGAGAAATCCAGAGAATACTTCCTGCCCGGCATCCTGCGGTACTGGCGCAGGGGACGCGACCTCATCTGTCGCGGCGCTCCGGCGTTGGCGGTCTGCCATGCGCCCTTGAACGGCCCGACGCCGCAGGAGGATGCCGTGGTCGCGCTGACCTATCTTGAACTGGCGGCCCACGCCCATGGCCTTGGTGCCTGCTGGGGTGGGCTGGTCAAGTTCGCCTGCGATGCTCATGCGCCGCTGCGAGAACTGCTGGGCGTCCCTGAAGACCATGCCGTGCACGGCGTGCTGATGCTCGGCAAGCCCAAGGTCCGCTACGGTTCGGTGCCGCCGAGGCGTCCGGCCTCGGTCCGCTGGCTGTAG
- a CDS encoding hybrid sensor histidine kinase/response regulator, protein MDRLADARVAWEPLLGSAFFISLTPMLCYRVEPDGSRGFIEVVNRAFIEKYGYSDDALKKMTVNDLDAPEVRSAVPPLSTRFRAAKSRSFETIHLMASGARVAVEVRAGLLETEAGRFVVAGMQPREDYVPSEEGENGRERICSGVRELEELNADLIQKDMELRRREAQFDTARELGGIGSWSVNLETGEKYWSDEVYNITGFDKGSGPVGKDELIRLVHESDRDMVEKSFLNCIRNGHGMDVRFGMIGYDGVERHVQVRALMEHDSKDHGIWMHGFVRDVSDDYRRAARARSSEDMFRSLFLSSSSVMMLIDPDTGTIVRPNAAACRFYGYSRNELIGKPIGEINMLSEETLGERISQASAEQKRRFHFQHRLANGEIREVDVFSGPVNVLGKRLLYSIVIDMTEERRAEEELKRARNEAVQANKAKSEFLANMSHEIRTPLNGVLGMLQLLRQTVRQAEEIEYVDTALDSGRNLLRLISDILDLCKVEAGRMSVESNRFNPRELVKGSTDLFRREAQDKNLSLRFRPSGPMPEWVLGDEVRVRQILFNLIGNAVKFTHVGGISVDAGMVQDAKGPLLWVSVKDTGIGMRPWEVPKVFETFTQADGSFTRTYQGSGLGLSIVRRLVQLMDGTLTVDTEEGAGTTVVFTVRLKVNDPEKDVAAGNRPKKKTARNARKVLLVEDERVNRLTARRMLEKEGHAVLCAENGKEALDILNADPEVDCVLMDVQMPVMDGVEALRRIREGRTAASSEIPIIALTAHAMAGDRERLLGEGMNDYLSKPVGAMELVRAVDAVMAK, encoded by the coding sequence ATGGATAGGTTGGCTGATGCGCGCGTGGCGTGGGAACCCCTTCTGGGAAGCGCCTTTTTCATAAGCCTGACACCCATGCTCTGTTACAGGGTAGAGCCTGACGGCAGCAGGGGCTTTATTGAGGTCGTGAACCGGGCATTCATTGAAAAGTACGGTTATTCAGATGATGCGTTGAAGAAGATGACGGTCAACGATCTGGATGCGCCGGAAGTCCGTTCGGCCGTGCCGCCGCTTTCCACACGGTTCAGAGCAGCTAAGTCGAGAAGTTTTGAAACCATACATCTAATGGCTTCCGGAGCGCGAGTGGCTGTGGAGGTTCGTGCGGGATTGCTCGAAACCGAAGCTGGTCGTTTCGTGGTGGCCGGCATGCAGCCGCGAGAGGATTACGTTCCATCAGAGGAAGGGGAGAATGGTCGTGAAAGGATTTGTTCCGGAGTGCGGGAACTGGAAGAACTGAACGCGGATCTGATTCAGAAGGACATGGAGCTTCGCCGTCGCGAAGCGCAGTTCGATACCGCAAGGGAACTCGGCGGTATAGGAAGCTGGAGCGTCAATCTCGAAACTGGCGAAAAGTACTGGTCGGACGAGGTGTATAACATAACGGGATTTGACAAGGGCTCAGGGCCGGTGGGGAAGGACGAGTTGATACGGCTGGTCCATGAGTCGGATCGGGACATGGTCGAAAAGAGCTTTCTGAACTGTATTCGTAACGGACACGGGATGGACGTCCGGTTCGGCATGATAGGCTATGATGGTGTGGAGCGGCATGTTCAGGTTAGGGCGCTGATGGAGCATGATTCCAAGGATCACGGCATTTGGATGCACGGATTCGTGCGTGATGTCTCCGATGACTATCGTCGCGCGGCCAGGGCTCGCAGCAGCGAGGACATGTTTCGTTCGCTTTTCCTGAGCAGTTCCTCCGTCATGATGCTCATTGACCCGGACACCGGCACCATTGTCAGGCCGAATGCCGCGGCGTGCCGTTTCTACGGTTACAGCCGCAACGAGCTCATCGGCAAGCCGATCGGCGAAATCAACATGCTCTCGGAAGAGACCCTTGGAGAGCGCATATCGCAGGCTTCCGCCGAACAGAAGCGCCGCTTTCACTTTCAGCACCGTCTCGCGAACGGGGAGATTCGCGAAGTCGATGTTTTCTCCGGCCCAGTCAACGTTCTGGGAAAACGGCTTCTCTATTCCATCGTCATAGACATGACCGAAGAACGACGGGCCGAAGAAGAACTCAAGCGCGCCAGAAACGAAGCCGTGCAGGCCAACAAGGCCAAAAGCGAATTTCTGGCCAATATGAGCCACGAGATACGAACGCCCCTGAACGGTGTGCTGGGTATGCTCCAGCTTTTGCGGCAAACCGTGCGTCAGGCGGAAGAAATCGAGTATGTGGATACGGCGCTCGACTCAGGGCGCAATCTCCTGCGGCTCATCTCCGACATCCTCGACCTGTGCAAGGTGGAGGCAGGGCGCATGAGCGTGGAGAGCAACCGCTTTAATCCGCGCGAATTGGTGAAGGGGTCCACGGATCTGTTCCGGCGCGAGGCACAGGACAAGAACCTCAGTTTGCGGTTTCGTCCCAGCGGCCCCATGCCCGAATGGGTGCTGGGAGATGAAGTGCGTGTTCGCCAGATTCTTTTCAACCTCATTGGCAACGCCGTGAAGTTCACGCATGTGGGCGGCATCTCCGTTGATGCGGGTATGGTGCAGGATGCCAAGGGGCCTTTGCTCTGGGTCAGCGTGAAGGACACCGGCATCGGCATGCGGCCATGGGAGGTCCCCAAGGTTTTCGAGACCTTCACGCAGGCTGATGGCTCGTTCACCCGGACGTATCAGGGCAGTGGGCTTGGCCTGAGCATAGTCCGCAGGCTGGTGCAGCTCATGGACGGGACGCTCACGGTGGATACCGAGGAGGGGGCCGGGACCACGGTCGTCTTTACTGTGCGCTTGAAGGTGAATGATCCGGAGAAGGACGTAGCAGCCGGGAACCGCCCCAAGAAAAAGACGGCTCGCAATGCCAGGAAGGTCCTTCTTGTGGAGGACGAGCGCGTGAATCGTCTCACGGCCAGAAGGATGCTCGAAAAGGAAGGACACGCCGTGCTCTGTGCCGAAAACGGCAAGGAAGCGTTGGATATCCTCAATGCAGACCCCGAAGTGGACTGTGTGCTGATGGATGTCCAGATGCCGGTGATGGACGGCGTGGAAGCCTTGCGCAGAATCCGCGAGGGACGAACCGCCGCGTCTTCGGAGATACCGATCATCGCCCTGACGGCGCACGCCATGGCGGGCGACCGTGAACGGTTGCTGGGCGAAGGGATGAACGACTATCTCTCCAAGCCAGTCGGAGCCATGGAGCTGGTCCGGGCCGTAGACGCCGTCATGGCGAAATAG